From Pantoea vagans:
TTCGATTCGCTGAACAGGCCCCAGCGCTTTGGCGCGCCGCGCAGGCAGTGGATATCACGCAGTCCGCGCTCACCGGGAATGCGATAGAGCAGCCACAGACTGGCCGCGATCGTGACTGCGCCCGTCAGTACCAGCCAGATCATCAGTGTGGTGGGCACTAACAGGCTGAAGAAAAAGAGTAAGAAGGCAAGGGAGATCATCACCGCTTCACGCGTGCCGTCTGGCCGTGACAGCCGATACTCTTCCGCTGTCTCTTTGCGCACCTGCAGCAGTTCGACGTTTTCCGTTTCTGCTTTGCGGATAGAGGCGTTGGTCGACACCGGGCGCATCAGTGTTGGCAGCGATTGCTGATCGACGGCGTAATCCACCAGCGAGTGGCCATTCAGTGAGATTACCAGCGGAATGGACTGGGTGCGGATTAACTCAACGTAGTTTTCGTCGGTGATGTACTGTTCCCACAGCGGCGGCAGATGAACTTCAACTTCATCCAGATAGTAACGCCATTTATGGGGATCGTCAGTCGAAAGGCCATAGCGGGTAATGGCGCGGGTAACCGGATAGACATGGTTGCTCTGCGCCGTGAGTGTCAGACGTTCAGGCGCGCTGCGCTTATCGGTAGTCAGCGTGGTGCGGGGCTGCTTTTCCAGCGCGGCGACATATTTATCGACCGCCTCACGCTCCTGGGCAGAAAGTTTACGGCAGGGCGGACTGATGAATGGCAGCGGTTTCGCCAACGGCGGGCGATGCCGCATAGCGTACCAGAACCCAATACCTGCCAGGATTGAACAGGTCAGCACTATGGCCAGGATCATAAAGATTGTGCTCATGCTCTGCTCAATTCAGCCAAAATGCTGCCTTCACTTTAAACTTTCGCCTCCGGTTATGCTCACTATAAAAGAGGCATTCCGGAAGATTATATAACCCTGAGGAGTCAGACACCCGATGAAATAGTGCCAGCGTATATCTTATTGGCATTTGTTAAACCCTGCCTTGTCCGAATGGTAACTGGCACAGACTGGATTAAATATCGGTATTATCTGAAACTTATCGCAGCATATTGACTAATGCAAATTTAGTCTTAACTGATAACCAAAGGCTGTTATTCAATCGCTGTAATCTATGCAACGATAACGGCACTGTCTGACTGTCGCACAATTGCCTGTGGTTAGGTATGCTAATTCGCTCCAGATAGCCGGCGCAGAATAATTTGAGGCTGATATGAAAATTCCAAAAAAACCCGACATCCTCAATATCACCGCCGTGGCACGTTCACGGTTATTCACTATTGAGTCGGTCGATCTGGCTTTCAGCAATGGGGCGCATCGCGTTTATGAGCGGATGAAGCCCTCCGAGCGTGAAGCGGTGATGATTGTGCCGATTATTGATGACCATCTGATCCTGATTCAGGAATACGCCGTCGGACTGGAAACCTACGAGCTGGGTTTTCCGAAAGGGCTGATTGATGCAGGTGAAACCGTCAATGAAGCGGCGGTGCGCGAACTGAAAGAAGAGGTAGGTTTTGGTGCCGAACAGCTGACCACGCTGGGCAAGCTCACCATGGCCCCCTCCTACTTTTCCAGCAAGATGAATATTGTGATAGCGGAAGGTCTCTACGCCGAAAAGCTGGAAGGCGATGAGCCGGAGCCGCTGATTATCCACCGCTGGCCGCTGAGCGATATGCTGTCGCTGCTGGACGAACCTGACTTCCGCGAAGCACGTAATGTCAGTGCGCTGTTTATGGCGCGCGAATGGCTGGTGAAACAGGGGCGGCTGAATTACTGAAGCCTGACGGCTGAGAAAAGAAACGCGCCTGCCACAGGCGCGTTTTTGCTTTATTCAGCAGTAACCTTTTCCTGTAAGGACGATGATCGCTTTAAGAGTGGCGCGGTCATCAGGTAAATAACGCACGCGACAAGCATTGAATTAAGCACCGGTACGCCGCGCTCAACCAGCAGACCCGTGGCCGCACCTGCGACGCTGGCGATCAGCGCGGGCCAGCCAATAAGCTGGGATGTTGCCGGTAAGGCATCGCTGGTACGACTGAGCGCCAGCGTCTGTCGGTCAGTTTTCAGTACATAGTAGTCAACGATCATTACGCCCAGTATCGGCGGGAAGATGACGCCCAGCAGTTCCAGAAAATCGACAAAACGATCAAGAATCCCGAACACTGAACAGAGTGTGCCGAGCAGCCCCAGCAGCAGCGTAATCACCTGATAACGCGGTTTATAGCCGGTCACGCCTTCAATCGCGTTAGCGATGCCCAGCGTGGATGAATAGAGATTCAGGTCATTGATGCGCAGGGTAGAAAAAACGACAGCCAGCAAACCCAGTGAACTGGTGGTTTGCGTAATAATCGCGATGATATCTGAGGTCTGCAATTCTCTGGCGATAAGAATCGCTACGCCATTGACCCCATATTCGCCCGCCAGAATGGTCAGTAGCGTAATGGCAAACACATCTTTGCCGTCACGTGAAAAACGCGTCAGGTCAGGCGTCATCAGGCTGGCAAGAATTGCGCCGCCAATCACCATGGTCATCGCGGCGCTTATGGTAATGGCCTGGCTGGCGATAACCGGCGGTATATTCTGGCCAGACTGGCCGTGAAATGCGTGCCAGAAAATCCAGCCGACCAGCGCGATGAAAAGCGGAACCGCAATGCGTGCGGTAAAGCGCAGCGCCTTAAAGCCAAAGGTAACCAGTAACGTCAACACGGTACCTGAAAGTGCTGCCGACTCTGCAAAGCTGAGTTTGCCATTCAGGGCATAGCTCAGCGATCGGGCAAACACCGCGTTCTGAATGCCGAACCATCCCAGCAGGCTGACCGCGACCAGCAGGCCAATCAGCACAGAGCCGTGGCGACCAAAACCACACCAGCGCGCCAGCAAGCTCCCCGGCAGTCCCTCGCGCATTCCTGCATAGCCGAGCGCAAAGGTCAGCACGCCAAACAGCAGGCTGGCCAGCGTTATTGCGGTAAACGCCTCTGCCAGCGTCATGCTGTTGCCCAGAACCGCGCCGAGCATAAACTGATCCAGCGCAGTCAGCATACCCATATGCACAATAGCGACGCTCAGCAGTGAGAGCCGTTTGTTCTCAGGCACACGGCTTAAAGGATAATCATCAAATTTACTCACAATGTGGTGTCCTTACCGATTTATATATAAATAAGACCTGTGCTGAGAAACCGCTCTGGCAGATAATTCTCCAGTGCCTCCGCACGGCAATAGCTTTCGAATTGTTGTAGCGAATGCACCTCCGCTTTTTGATAAAGCGTAGTGATACGATTACTGACAGTTTTTACGCTGAGGTTATAGATGCGGGCGATCTCTTTTGCGCTGAAGCGCCGTAGCAGCAGAAAAATGACATCCAGCTCGGCGGGGGTGAACAGGGCATGTTCCAGACGCGTCGTCAGTACAGAGGATTTTCTGGGGTCGATAAAGCTCATTGCCGTAAGGTTATCAACCGGACGAGCATTCCAGATGCAGCCCAGCCACTGATTTCGATTGTCGAAAACAGGGTATTTTTCACTGATAAACGGGGTGAGATAATTGTTGCCATACCAGTAATGGGTTTCAATCACGGCTACGCAACGGTTATTCAATTTTACCTGTTGATCGTGATCGCAGAATTCATCGGCGCAATCACTCCAGCGCGTGGGAAACTCACAGTCTCTTTTTCCCTCTAATAAATAACTTTTAGGCGTAGCAGTATACAATTTTGCAGCTTCATTCATATAAAGATGCTGCGATGCAGCATTCTTAAAACCCCAGGGTGTTGGTAATAAATCCATGATGGTGGCGAATGCAGAAATGAATTCATCGATACTACGGTATGGGCTGTCCATGGCGCCTCGCTGAAAGCGTTCAGATTATAATCTTTTTGCCAGATAATAACGTGCGTAGCGCTGCGCATAGCCATCCTGTTCGCCATAAACGCGATAACCCAGCTTTTCGTAAAAACCACGCGCCTGAAAACTTAGCGTATCAACGACGGACATATGGCAGCCTCGATTACGCGCTTCCTCTTCTGCAGCCTGCATCAATTGGCGACCTGTGCCAAGCAACCGCCAGGCATCATCTATCCAGAGGTAGTGAATATCCAATGTGCCGCACCAGGTATGGGCTAACAGGCCACCCTGGATATTTTGCTGATCGTCATACAGGATAACATTCAGCGTTTTCATGTTGATCTCGGCAAAGCGTTCATTATGCTGCCAGAGTCGCTGAATAATATATTCTTCGGTTTTGGGGTCTTGCGTATGGCCCACTGTAATTTCCATATACAAAAATATCCTTAGGTGATTAAATCAAATTAGAGGTTTTTTGAGCTTTCTATTCTTATCATGATGATAAGCGATGCGCAAGAGTTACTATCCCTCCTGTTATTGATCGTAATTAACAGTACGCTGGTAACCGTTGTTTATTTGATATGCCAATAATTATATTTGCTGGCACCAGGGAAGACTACGCTAATCATAGCGATATAATAACTCTATTATTTTTTTCGGTTCACTTACTGAATCGCTTAATACACATTGCTTTATATTGTCAGACTCAATTAATGCCGATCGCTCAGAGTGATCGGCATTTTTCTCAGCAACAGATGATGCTCTTTTCGGTTTTTACCTTTCTTTTTTTCCCGCCCGACTGACTGAGCCGCCCAGGTACGAAAAGCATCACCTGTTTCGTCAGGATAAACGGACCGATAAAAAAGGCTGGTCACCTTACAGTGACCAGCCTCAGACATTTCAATTGATGGATATCACATCAGAACAGCTCGTGACTCTCGCCGTTATCCATAATCGTCGTACCCACATCATGCACCGAATATTCGGTTGGCTGGGTGCCATTGATGAAGTACTCCTGACGGGTGTTGCCTCCGCCATTGGCCAGCTTGCCAGTGCTGCGGTCGATAGTCACTGTGACCACGCCATCCGGCGGGGTTAACGGCTGTACCGGCACACCCTCCAGCGCGCTCTTCATGTACTCATCCCATGCCGGTTGTGCACTCTTCGCACCACCTTCATAGCCCGAAATCTGATCGGGAATCGCACCGGAGAGCGTGCTGCGGCCCAGATTGCGGCGCGCATCATCAAAACCGATCCAGACTGACGTCACCACGCCAGGGCCGTAACCCGAGAACCAGGCGTCTTTCGAGCTGTTGGTGGTACCGGTTTTGCCGCCGATATCATTACGCTTGAGGTCACGCCCGGCACGCCAGCCGGTTCCCATCCAGCCCGGTTCGCCAAAGATATTACTGTTCAGCGCGCTCTTAATCAGGAAGGTGAGTGGGGTATTGATCACGTGCGGCGCATATTGCTGCTCACCCTGCTGTGCCTGCGCAGGAACCTGCTCCAGTTCAGGCTGAGGAACCGCCTGATTCTGGTTGTTATTTGAAGCGGCGACGTTCTCGACGCTCTCTTCATTCAACGCCAGCGCTTTTTTGGTCTCACCGTAGATGACCGGCAGATTACACTGTGGACAGGCGATCTTCGGTTTCTCTTCAAATACGGTGCCGCCCTGTTCATTCTCAATTTTGGTAATGAAGTAAGGATCGACCAGGAAGCCGCCATTCGCCATCACGGAGTAGCCACGTACCACCTGTAACGGTGTGAATGAGGCCGCACCCAATGCCAGCGACTCGGTGTGCACAATGTTCTGAGCCGGGAAACCAAAGCGCTGCAGATACTCTGCGGCGTAGTCTACGCCCATCGCACGCATCGCACGTACCATGACGACGTTTTTCGACTGGCCGAGTCCCTGACGCAGACGAATCGGACCATCATACGTTGGCGGTGAGTTCTTCGGACGCCAGTCTGCACCGGCACCCGCATCCCAGCGGGAAATCGGCACATCGTTCAGGATGGAGGCGAGCGTCAGCCCGCGATCCATGGCGGCGGTATAGAGGAAAGGCTTGATGTTAGAACCGACCTGGCGCAGCGCCTGGGTCGCACGGTTAAACATGCTCTGGTTAAAGGCGAAACCGCCCACCAGCGCGCGCACCGCACCATCATTGGGATCCAGCGAGACCAGCGCCGAGTTCACATCCGGCACCTGGCCCAGCCACCAGTCGTCACCCACTTTACGCACCCAGATCTGCTGGCCAGCCTGCAGGACCTGCGTCACGCTTTTCGGCGTCGGGCCCTGCACGGTGTCAGATTTATAAGGACGCGCCCAGCGCACACCCGCCAGTGCCAGCGACACATTGCTGCCATCTTTCAGCATCACGGTCGCTTCATCGCTGCGTGCTTCTGTGACCACGGCCGGATGCAACGGTCCATAGACCGGCAGCGGCTTCAGCGCCTTCTCAATCTTCGTCTGATCCCAGGCGGGTTCACCCACTTTCCACAGCACGCTGGTCGGGCCGCGATAGCCATGACGCATATCGTAAGCCATGACGTTATTGCGCACTGAGGTCTGAGCGGCTTCCTGCAGGCGGCGGGTGACAGTGGTGTAAACCTTGTAGCCGTCGGTATAGGCATTGTCGCCGTAGCGTTTCACCATCTCCTGACGCACCATCTCGCTGAGATAGGGGGCAGAGAAGGCGATTTCCGGACCGTGATACTTCGCCACCAGCGGCGTATTACGTGCCTCGTCATACTGCTGCTGCGTGATGTAATGCTGATCCAGCATACGCGCCAGTACCACGTTGCGGCGCGACAGGGCGCGGCTCGGTGAATAAAGCGGGTTAAAGGTGGACGGCGCTTTTGGCAGACCGGCAATCATCGCCATCTCACTCAGCGACAGCTGGTCAACCGGCTTACCAAAATAGACCTGCGAAGCTGCACCGACGCCATAAGCACGGTAGCCGAGGTAGATCTTATTCAGATAGAGCTCAAGAATTTCATCTTTGTTGAGCAACTGCTCAATGCGGATCGCCAGGAACGCTTCCTTTATTTTACGCATCAGGGTGCGTTCCGGACTCAGGAAGAAGTTACGCGCCAGCTGCTGAGTGATGGTACTAGCACCCTGCGAAGCATGACCGGAAACCAGCGCAATGCTGGCCGCACGGAAAATACCCACCGGGTCAACACCATGGTGCTCATAGAAACGGCTGTCTTCGGTCGCAATAAACGCTTTCACCATCACAGGTGGCACTTGCTGCAGAGTCAAAGGGATACGGCGCATTTCGCCATACTGGGCGATTAAATCGCCATCGGCGCTGTAAACCTGCATCGGGGTTTGCAGACGCACATCTTTCAGCGTGTTTACGTCGGGCAGCTGTGGCTCTATGTATTTGTATAAACCATAAATCGAGCCAGCTCCCAACAGGATGCAACACACTGCAAGGATCAATAAATACTTTACGAACTTCACCTGGAATTTCCCATCTCTTGTCGTTTGAGCAGTTTATAAACAACCGCGCGGTAGTATAAAGGCAAGCCAGACGCTTTGATATGTCCATCTTTCCCGGACGATAAGGAGATCGCGCGCATGGCTTTTCATACCTGGCAAATTGGGCTGGATATTCAGAATAGGCAGATTTGTGCCCTGGCCCTCCAGCCTCGTCGTGATGGCTGGCAGCTACGCCACTGGTGGCAGCAGCGGCTGCCGCAAGATACGTTAAGAAACGGCGTGCTGCAATCTTCGCCTGAATTACTGGCAGCCTTGACGGCCTGGCGTCAGCGGTTGCCGCGTCGTTACTCGCTGCGTGTCGCGCTGCCCGCCCGGCTGGTACTGCAGCGCCAGCTCCCGCTGCCTGCACAGTCGCTCAATGAGCCTGCGCTGGGGCACTACGTGCAGGCGGCCGCGCGCCGTCTCTTTCCGCTGGAGCCTGCTGCGCTGGCACTGGATTACCGGGCCGACACACAGAGCGGCCAGCTCTGCGTCACGGCGGCCCGGCTGGAGATTATAGACCAGTGGGCAGCGCCACTGCTGCAGGCGGGATTAAAGCCGCAGGTGTTTGAACTGACTACCGAAGCGCTCAGGCGGCTGGCCCGACAGGCCGCGCTGCAGGAGGGTGCGGTACTGGTGCTGCAGCAGGATAACCGCTGGCTCTGGAGCGATGTGCATACCGCGGCTGACAACGGCGAAGCTACCACGCTTGCGGCACTGCAGCAGCAGGCCTTCCCCGACGCTCGTTCTGTCACCTGGTGCTCAGCCGATAATTCTGCGCTGCCCGCTGACGCCCGCGCGTTTTCCCCTTTTGATCTGTTCCATTATAAACAGCCGCCGTTTCCGGAAAATCCAGGTGCCTTTGCGCTGGCGGCCGGGCTGGCGCTGCGCGACGGAGATCAATGATGGTCGCAGTGAATCTGCTGCCGTGGCGACAGCGTCGTCAGCAACAGCAGCGGCGACAGAGCCTTGTCGTGCTGTCACTGATGCTGAGTGCTGTTCTGGTGGGAGTCATGCAGCAAAGCTGGCGCATCTTTCATGCTCGTGAGCAGGTGGCGCAGACGGTCAGGGAGCAGCAGCAGGCGCTGGAAAACCTGGACGCGCAGCTGGCGCAGCAAAAGACGTTACTGGCCCAGCTCACGGTAGTGCAAAAACAGCAGGCGAAGCAGCGCCAGCAGGCAGTGCAACTGACCGCATGGCATCAGTTCTGGCTCGATTTACCCGCGTTACTGCCTGACACCGCCTGGCTGACCCGGCTGGAGAAGCGCGACAATCGTCTCACGCTGGAGGGGCTGGCGCAGGATATGGCGGCGGTCCGGCAGTTCCGTGAGCAGTTAACCACCGTCGCGCTGTTTGGTCAGGTGAGGCAGGGCAGCGTTAAGCGTCAGGCTGATAGTCATTATCGCTTTTCACTGCGGGCAGAGGTGAAGGAGGTTGCTGATGAATGAGTGGTGGGATCGCTGGTGGCAGATGGCTGCACTTCCGCGTTACGGCATGCTCGCCGCCCTCTCAGCTGGCCTGTTACTGATCTCATGGGTTTTCTGGTTGCGGCCACAGCAGCAGGCGCTGATCGCTGAACAGCAGGAGCTGCTCAGGCTGAGCCTAACCCTGGAACAGCGCCGGCAGCAGTGGGGTCAGAACCCGGATATAGCGCAGTTGCAGACGCAACTGCAGTCGATGCAGACCGCCAGACCTGCACCGGGCGCATCAGGCCGGGCAGTGGAAGCGATGCTGGCGGCACGGCGTCATCAACTGGAAGAGTGGCAGCCGGATTCTCCTTCACGCATGCTGACCCTGCATCTGCAGTGGCCGGCGTTTCAGTCACTTTTTGCCGAGCTTGCCGATGCTTCTCTGACGTTTCCGGTGCATTTCCAGCTGCTGGCGCAGCCGCAGTATCTGGTGGCTCAACTCTGGCTGGAGCCCGACGATGCGCAATAGCCTGCTGATTTTACTGCTGTGCTGTGGCGGTGTGCTGGCACGTGATCCGTTCCGGCCTGTTGCCGGTTCGATTTGTGAGGCGCTCGTGGAGCCGCTTACTGGCTGGCATCTGCAGGGGGTCATTGGCCGTGAGATGCATTTTCATGCCTGGCTGGTGAACCCGCAGGGTGAGAGCGTCGCAGTCCGCACAGGCAAGCCATTTCCCCTGTCGCCCTGGCAACTCGCTGATATGACCCGCCGCAGCCTCTCCTTAGCGGTACCGAATAGCTGCACTGCACAACAGACTTCGTTTTACTTAAAAGGACGTTCGCATGAAAAGGATAGCTACTCTGCTGCTGCTCATAAGCTGCCTGCTGCCGGTTTACGCCGCTGATGAGGAGCCTCTCAGCCTGACATTTGATAACGCGCCGGTAGGGCGCATTTTGCAGGCGCTGGCTGACTATCAGCAGATCAACCTGATGATTGCGCCAGAGGTGGAAGGGTCGTTATCGCTGCGGCTCGATAACCTGCCGTGGCATCAGGCGCTGGACCTGGTAGCGCGCATGGCAAAGCTGACGCTGATAGAACAGGATAATGTGCTGCTGGTCTATCCGGAGAGCTGGCAGCAGGCTCAGCAGCAGGAAAAGTTGCAGCAGACGCCTTTGCAGCAGCGCGCCGTGATATTGCGCTATGCCAGCGCCAGCGAGGTGCATGCCAGCCTGCTGACTGAACGGCAGTCGCTGATGACACCGCGCGGCAGCGTGACGGTCGACAAACGCACCAACGCCCTGTTACTGCGCGATACGGCGGCAGCGTTGAAAGAGACGGAACGCTGGATACGGGCGCTGGACCTGCCACTGGAGCAAATCGAGCTATCGGCGCATATCGTCACTATCAGCGAAGAGCATCTGCAGGAGCTGGGCGTGAAGTGGGGATTGCAGGCGGGTGACGCCGCCGTGACTGACATCCTGCATCATCCCCGGCTGGATATTCCGCTGGCGGTGACTTCACCCGGCATCAGCGTGGGTATGGCGCTGGCGCGCATCGGCGGTCAGCTGCTGGATCTGGAATTAAGTGCGCTGGAGCAGGAGAACCAGATTGAAATCATCGCCAGTCCGCGCCTTTTTACCTCACATCAGCAGACCGCGTCGATTAAGCAGGGCACGGAAATACCTTATGAAGTGTCGGCGGGAAACAGCGGTGCCACCAGTATTGAGTTCAAAGAAGCGGTGCTGGGCATGGAGGTAACACCGACGATTTCCGGGAATGGCCGCATCCAGCTGAAGATCCATATCAGTCAGAACATGCCGGGTCGCAGCATCAGAACCGGCGACAGCGACATATTATCCATTGATAAACAGGAAATTGAGACGCAGGTCACGGTCAGTGACGGGCAAACACTGGCGTTAGGGGGTATCTTTCAGCAGCAGCGCAGTCACGGAGAGAATAAAGTGCCGCTGCTTGGAAATGTGCCGCTGATTGGCGGGTTGTTTCGTCAGCAATCGGAGCAGCGCCAAAAAAGAGAGCTGGTGATCTTCATAACGCCGCGATTGGTCAGGGAAGCAGCGCTTACGGCTGGATAAAACGGAAAATGCGTCCCTTAAGGCCATCTGCGTTGACGCAGGAGAGGAATTAGCTTACAAGGTTTAGCGATTTTCAATACGGTGTAACCGTCTATGCAGGGTAAATCCCGGCAAACAGATCAGAAAACTCCTCTGTAAGCAGCGTTGTAAAGACGCAGCGCTGGCGCGTTACAGTTTCGCGAACACAGGCCAATTCAGAAATGGATGTGCTGAAGGCAATATAATCGGTTGCCAAACAGCCTTGAGTGTTGAGATAATTTTTCATCTGACTCTTGCTAACGCTCATGAGGTCTCAGTTCCTGTCCCGCCAGCAAATGCTGAACGCGGGGTATCATTAACGAATTCTTAGTAATACCGACAAAATGGCAGAGAAACGCAATATCTTTCTGGTTGGGCCGATGGGTGCCGGCAAAAGCACTATTGGCCGTCAGTTGGCTCAGCAACTCAACATGGAGTTCTTCGATTCCGATCAGGAAATTGAGCGACGCACCGGAGCGGATGTGGGCTGGGTTTTTGATGTCGAAGGCGAAGCTGGCTTTCGCGATCGCGAAGAAAAAATCATTAACGAACTGACCGAGAAGCAAGGCATCGTCCTGGCGACAGGCGGTGGTT
This genomic window contains:
- the nudE gene encoding ADP compounds hydrolase NudE: MKIPKKPDILNITAVARSRLFTIESVDLAFSNGAHRVYERMKPSEREAVMIVPIIDDHLILIQEYAVGLETYELGFPKGLIDAGETVNEAAVRELKEEVGFGAEQLTTLGKLTMAPSYFSSKMNIVIAEGLYAEKLEGDEPEPLIIHRWPLSDMLSLLDEPDFREARNVSALFMAREWLVKQGRLNY
- a CDS encoding cytosine permease; its protein translation is MSKFDDYPLSRVPENKRLSLLSVAIVHMGMLTALDQFMLGAVLGNSMTLAEAFTAITLASLLFGVLTFALGYAGMREGLPGSLLARWCGFGRHGSVLIGLLVAVSLLGWFGIQNAVFARSLSYALNGKLSFAESAALSGTVLTLLVTFGFKALRFTARIAVPLFIALVGWIFWHAFHGQSGQNIPPVIASQAITISAAMTMVIGGAILASLMTPDLTRFSRDGKDVFAITLLTILAGEYGVNGVAILIARELQTSDIIAIITQTTSSLGLLAVVFSTLRINDLNLYSSTLGIANAIEGVTGYKPRYQVITLLLGLLGTLCSVFGILDRFVDFLELLGVIFPPILGVMIVDYYVLKTDRQTLALSRTSDALPATSQLIGWPALIASVAGAATGLLVERGVPVLNSMLVACVIYLMTAPLLKRSSSLQEKVTAE
- a CDS encoding helix-turn-helix transcriptional regulator, with protein sequence MDSPYRSIDEFISAFATIMDLLPTPWGFKNAASQHLYMNEAAKLYTATPKSYLLEGKRDCEFPTRWSDCADEFCDHDQQVKLNNRCVAVIETHYWYGNNYLTPFISEKYPVFDNRNQWLGCIWNARPVDNLTAMSFIDPRKSSVLTTRLEHALFTPAELDVIFLLLRRFSAKEIARIYNLSVKTVSNRITTLYQKAEVHSLQQFESYCRAEALENYLPERFLSTGLIYI
- a CDS encoding GNAT family N-acetyltransferase; the encoded protein is MEITVGHTQDPKTEEYIIQRLWQHNERFAEINMKTLNVILYDDQQNIQGGLLAHTWCGTLDIHYLWIDDAWRLLGTGRQLMQAAEEEARNRGCHMSVVDTLSFQARGFYEKLGYRVYGEQDGYAQRYARYYLAKRL
- the mrcA gene encoding peptidoglycan glycosyltransferase/peptidoglycan DD-transpeptidase MrcA, which codes for MKFVKYLLILAVCCILLGAGSIYGLYKYIEPQLPDVNTLKDVRLQTPMQVYSADGDLIAQYGEMRRIPLTLQQVPPVMVKAFIATEDSRFYEHHGVDPVGIFRAASIALVSGHASQGASTITQQLARNFFLSPERTLMRKIKEAFLAIRIEQLLNKDEILELYLNKIYLGYRAYGVGAASQVYFGKPVDQLSLSEMAMIAGLPKAPSTFNPLYSPSRALSRRNVVLARMLDQHYITQQQYDEARNTPLVAKYHGPEIAFSAPYLSEMVRQEMVKRYGDNAYTDGYKVYTTVTRRLQEAAQTSVRNNVMAYDMRHGYRGPTSVLWKVGEPAWDQTKIEKALKPLPVYGPLHPAVVTEARSDEATVMLKDGSNVSLALAGVRWARPYKSDTVQGPTPKSVTQVLQAGQQIWVRKVGDDWWLGQVPDVNSALVSLDPNDGAVRALVGGFAFNQSMFNRATQALRQVGSNIKPFLYTAAMDRGLTLASILNDVPISRWDAGAGADWRPKNSPPTYDGPIRLRQGLGQSKNVVMVRAMRAMGVDYAAEYLQRFGFPAQNIVHTESLALGAASFTPLQVVRGYSVMANGGFLVDPYFITKIENEQGGTVFEEKPKIACPQCNLPVIYGETKKALALNEESVENVAASNNNQNQAVPQPELEQVPAQAQQGEQQYAPHVINTPLTFLIKSALNSNIFGEPGWMGTGWRAGRDLKRNDIGGKTGTTNSSKDAWFSGYGPGVVTSVWIGFDDARRNLGRSTLSGAIPDQISGYEGGAKSAQPAWDEYMKSALEGVPVQPLTPPDGVVTVTIDRSTGKLANGGGNTRQEYFINGTQPTEYSVHDVGTTIMDNGESHELF
- the pilM gene encoding type IV pilus biogenesis protein PilM → MAFHTWQIGLDIQNRQICALALQPRRDGWQLRHWWQQRLPQDTLRNGVLQSSPELLAALTAWRQRLPRRYSLRVALPARLVLQRQLPLPAQSLNEPALGHYVQAAARRLFPLEPAALALDYRADTQSGQLCVTAARLEIIDQWAAPLLQAGLKPQVFELTTEALRRLARQAALQEGAVLVLQQDNRWLWSDVHTAADNGEATTLAALQQQAFPDARSVTWCSADNSALPADARAFSPFDLFHYKQPPFPENPGAFALAAGLALRDGDQ
- a CDS encoding PilN domain-containing protein, with the translated sequence MVAVNLLPWRQRRQQQQRRQSLVVLSLMLSAVLVGVMQQSWRIFHAREQVAQTVREQQQALENLDAQLAQQKTLLAQLTVVQKQQAKQRQQAVQLTAWHQFWLDLPALLPDTAWLTRLEKRDNRLTLEGLAQDMAAVRQFREQLTTVALFGQVRQGSVKRQADSHYRFSLRAEVKEVADE
- a CDS encoding DNA utilization family protein — its product is MRNSLLILLLCCGGVLARDPFRPVAGSICEALVEPLTGWHLQGVIGREMHFHAWLVNPQGESVAVRTGKPFPLSPWQLADMTRRSLSLAVPNSCTAQQTSFYLKGRSHEKDSYSAAAHKLPAAGLRR
- the hofQ gene encoding DNA uptake porin HofQ is translated as MKRIATLLLLISCLLPVYAADEEPLSLTFDNAPVGRILQALADYQQINLMIAPEVEGSLSLRLDNLPWHQALDLVARMAKLTLIEQDNVLLVYPESWQQAQQQEKLQQTPLQQRAVILRYASASEVHASLLTERQSLMTPRGSVTVDKRTNALLLRDTAAALKETERWIRALDLPLEQIELSAHIVTISEEHLQELGVKWGLQAGDAAVTDILHHPRLDIPLAVTSPGISVGMALARIGGQLLDLELSALEQENQIEIIASPRLFTSHQQTASIKQGTEIPYEVSAGNSGATSIEFKEAVLGMEVTPTISGNGRIQLKIHISQNMPGRSIRTGDSDILSIDKQEIETQVTVSDGQTLALGGIFQQQRSHGENKVPLLGNVPLIGGLFRQQSEQRQKRELVIFITPRLVREAALTAG